One stretch of Limnohabitans sp. DNA includes these proteins:
- the tldD gene encoding metalloprotease TldD, which yields MISREPTIERLATAKSLLLDPFGLDESHLTQALNAIKAHAVDDADLYFQYTRSEGWSLEEGIVKTGSFSIDQGVGVRAVSGEKTAFAYSDDISEASLMDAAMTVRSIASAAQNKRIKVPARKISASRSLYPALDPMSTLDSTAKVSLLGHVEKIARAKDPRVVQVMAGLATEYDVVMVARADGTLAADVRPLIRLSVTVIAEQNGRREVGSAGGGGRFGLAYFDDAMVESYVQEAVSAALINLEARPAPAGEMTVVLGNGWPGVLLHEAVGHGLEGDFNRKGSSAFSGRIGQRVAAKGVTVLDDGTMADRRGSLNVDDEGHASQKNVLIEDGILRGYIQDSMNARLMGVKPTGNGRRESYAHVPMPRMTNTYMLGGDKSAEEIVASIKKGLYATNFAGGQVDITSGKFVFSASQAYWVENGKIQYPVKGATLIGSGPESLKKISMIGNDMKLDSGVGTCGKEGQSVPVGVGQPTLRIDGLTVGGTA from the coding sequence ATGATTTCACGCGAACCCACCATTGAACGCTTGGCCACGGCCAAGTCCCTGTTGCTTGACCCGTTTGGTCTCGACGAATCCCATCTGACTCAGGCCCTGAACGCCATCAAGGCGCACGCGGTCGATGACGCCGATCTGTACTTCCAGTACACCCGCTCTGAAGGCTGGAGTCTGGAAGAGGGCATCGTCAAGACCGGCAGCTTCAGCATCGACCAGGGCGTGGGCGTGCGGGCTGTGTCGGGCGAGAAAACCGCCTTTGCCTACTCAGATGACATTTCCGAAGCTTCCTTGATGGACGCGGCCATGACGGTGCGTTCCATTGCGTCTGCCGCGCAAAACAAGCGCATCAAGGTACCAGCGCGCAAGATTTCTGCCAGCCGTTCGCTCTACCCCGCGCTGGACCCGATGTCCACGCTGGACAGCACGGCCAAAGTGAGCTTGTTGGGCCATGTCGAAAAAATCGCCCGTGCCAAAGACCCCCGCGTGGTGCAAGTCATGGCAGGGCTGGCCACCGAATACGACGTGGTCATGGTGGCCCGTGCCGATGGCACGCTGGCGGCCGATGTGCGCCCCCTGATCCGCCTGTCGGTCACCGTGATCGCCGAGCAAAATGGCCGCCGCGAAGTGGGCAGCGCCGGCGGCGGTGGCCGCTTTGGCCTGGCCTATTTTGACGACGCCATGGTCGAAAGCTATGTGCAAGAAGCCGTGTCGGCCGCGCTCATCAACCTCGAAGCTCGCCCTGCGCCTGCAGGCGAGATGACCGTGGTGTTGGGCAATGGTTGGCCTGGCGTGTTGCTGCACGAGGCCGTGGGCCATGGGCTGGAGGGCGACTTCAACCGCAAGGGCTCGAGCGCTTTCAGCGGGCGCATCGGTCAGCGCGTGGCCGCCAAGGGCGTCACCGTGCTGGATGATGGCACCATGGCCGACCGCCGGGGCTCGCTGAATGTGGACGACGAAGGCCACGCCAGCCAAAAGAATGTCTTGATCGAAGACGGCATTTTGCGCGGCTACATCCAAGATTCGATGAATGCTCGCCTGATGGGTGTCAAGCCCACGGGTAATGGCCGACGAGAAAGCTACGCCCATGTGCCCATGCCGCGCATGACCAACACCTACATGTTGGGCGGCGACAAGAGCGCCGAAGAAATCGTGGCCAGCATCAAAAAAGGTCTATACGCGACCAACTTCGCGGGTGGACAGGTTGACATCACCAGCGGCAAGTTCGTGTTCTCGGCCAGCCAGGCTTATTGGGTGGAAAACGGCAAGATCCAATACCCCGTCAAAGGCGCGACCTTGATCGGCAGTGGCCCCGAGTCGCTCAAGAAGATCAGCATGATCGGCAACGACATGAAGCTCGACTCGGGTGTGGGCACCTGCGGCAAAGAAGGCCAGAGCGTGCCGGTGGGCGTTGGTCAGCCGACCTTGCGCATCGACGGCCTGACGGTGGGCGGGACCGCGTGA
- the moeB gene encoding molybdopterin-synthase adenylyltransferase MoeB, translating into MDDTQLLRYSRHILLNELGIDGQEKLLASHALIIGAGGLGSPVSLYLGSAGVGHITVVDHDHVDATNLQRQIAHTLDRVGQFKADSVRTAIAQINPDVRVTPITHRADAALLDTLVAQADVVLDCSDNFETRQAVNLACVLHRKPLVSGAAIRMDGQVSVFDSTQPDAPCYACIFPPEHQPEETRCATLGVFAPLVGIIGSVQAAEALKILSGMGSHMAGRLLMLDGRELSWTDIRMQRNAACPVCAAHRQA; encoded by the coding sequence ATGGATGACACGCAACTGCTGCGCTATTCGCGGCACATCCTGCTCAACGAACTGGGCATCGACGGGCAGGAAAAACTGCTGGCTTCACACGCCCTCATCATCGGCGCAGGCGGCCTGGGCTCACCGGTCAGCCTCTACCTGGGCAGTGCAGGCGTAGGCCACATCACCGTGGTCGACCACGACCACGTCGACGCCACCAACTTGCAGCGCCAAATTGCCCACACGCTGGATCGGGTGGGTCAATTCAAAGCCGATTCGGTGCGCACGGCGATTGCGCAAATCAACCCCGATGTGCGCGTCACCCCCATCACCCACCGTGCCGATGCGGCCTTGCTGGACACCCTGGTGGCCCAGGCCGATGTGGTGCTGGACTGCAGCGACAACTTTGAAACCCGCCAGGCCGTGAACCTGGCCTGTGTGCTGCACCGCAAACCGCTGGTCTCGGGCGCAGCCATCCGCATGGACGGGCAGGTCTCGGTATTTGACAGCACGCAGCCCGATGCGCCCTGCTACGCCTGCATCTTCCCCCCCGAGCACCAGCCCGAAGAAACCCGCTGCGCCACCCTGGGCGTTTTCGCTCCATTGGTAGGCATCATTGGCTCTGTGCAAGCGGCCGAGGCCCTGAAGATTCTGAGCGGCATGGGCAGCCATATGGCTGGACGTTTGCTCATGCTCGACGGGCGCGAACTGTCGTGGACCGACATCCGCATGCAGCGCAACGCGGCATGTCCGGTGTGCGCGGCGCACCGCCAGGCTTGA
- the rodA gene encoding rod shape-determining protein RodA produces MTARQPPLSKGLVFQRPALAQQLWRWFAGFDGPLAVGVALLVGLGLLVMYSAGFDHGTRFVDHGRNMLIASVIMVLVAQVPPSKMMAWALPIYAVGVLLLVAVALFGITKKGATRWVNLGVVIQPSEILKIALPLMLAAWFQKREGQLRAFDFAVAYLILLVPVGLILRQPDLGTSLLVMASGLAVIFFAGLRWRWILPPLILGLGGIVVLVIMEPSLCQPGVDWHVLHEYQRQRVCTLLDPGRDPLGKGFHIIQGIIAIGSGGLWGKGFMQGTQTHLEFIPERTTDFIFAAFGEEFGLVGGLVLLACFFFLIYRALVIAMQAPTLFSRLLAGSMATIFFTYAFVNMGMVSGILPVVGVPLPFISYGGTAMVTLGLALGILMSIAKSKQLVQT; encoded by the coding sequence ATGACTGCTCGTCAACCACCTCTGTCCAAAGGTCTTGTTTTCCAGAGGCCTGCCTTGGCTCAGCAGCTGTGGCGTTGGTTTGCGGGTTTCGATGGCCCCTTGGCTGTGGGGGTGGCCTTGTTGGTCGGATTGGGCCTGTTGGTCATGTATTCCGCAGGTTTTGACCATGGTACGCGGTTTGTGGACCATGGCCGCAACATGCTGATCGCCAGCGTGATCATGGTGCTGGTGGCGCAAGTTCCACCATCAAAAATGATGGCGTGGGCATTGCCGATTTATGCCGTGGGCGTGTTATTGCTGGTGGCGGTGGCGCTTTTTGGCATCACCAAAAAGGGTGCGACCCGTTGGGTCAACCTGGGTGTGGTGATTCAGCCCAGTGAGATTCTCAAGATTGCTCTGCCCTTGATGCTGGCTGCCTGGTTTCAAAAACGCGAGGGGCAGTTGCGAGCTTTTGATTTTGCAGTGGCGTACTTGATTTTGCTCGTCCCTGTCGGCTTGATCTTGAGGCAGCCTGATCTGGGTACCTCTTTGCTGGTGATGGCGTCAGGTTTGGCCGTGATTTTTTTTGCGGGTTTGAGATGGCGCTGGATTTTGCCCCCTTTGATTTTGGGTTTGGGCGGCATTGTGGTTTTGGTGATCATGGAGCCCAGCTTGTGCCAGCCCGGAGTGGATTGGCATGTTTTGCACGAATACCAGCGACAAAGGGTTTGTACTTTGCTAGATCCTGGTCGGGATCCGCTTGGCAAGGGCTTCCACATCATTCAGGGCATCATTGCAATAGGTTCTGGGGGCCTTTGGGGTAAGGGCTTCATGCAAGGGACGCAAACTCACCTTGAGTTCATTCCTGAGCGAACCACGGATTTCATTTTTGCGGCTTTTGGGGAGGAGTTCGGGCTGGTGGGGGGCTTGGTGTTGTTGGCATGCTTTTTCTTTCTGATTTACCGAGCTCTGGTCATTGCCATGCAAGCCCCCACCTTGTTCAGCCGATTGTTGGCGGGCAGCATGGCCACCATCTTTTTCACCTATGCATTTGTCAACATGGGGATGGTCAGCGGAATCTTGCCTGTGGTTGGCGTGCCCTTGCCTTTCATCAGTTATGGGGGTACAGCCATGGTCACCTTGGGTTTGGCATTGGGGATTTTGATGTCGATTGCCAAGTCCAAACAACTGGTGCAAACATGA
- the secB gene encoding protein-export chaperone SecB: MTDTSVAQNSETPAPVFQIQRVYLKEASLEQPNSPAIMLDQQQPNVDIQLGVEAMPLADGVFEVCVTATVHTKIADKTVFLVECKQGGIFEIRHLPDDQMGPVMGIACPQIVYPYLRGSVADLITRAGFPPVHLTEINFQAMYEQQQLQQAQQASSLSQ, from the coding sequence ATGACCGACACCTCAGTAGCTCAAAACAGCGAAACCCCAGCGCCTGTTTTCCAGATCCAGCGCGTGTACCTCAAGGAAGCCTCTTTGGAGCAGCCTAATTCACCCGCCATCATGCTCGATCAGCAGCAGCCCAACGTGGATATTCAGTTGGGTGTTGAGGCTATGCCTTTGGCTGATGGTGTTTTTGAAGTGTGTGTCACCGCCACAGTGCACACCAAAATTGCAGACAAAACTGTTTTTTTGGTTGAGTGCAAACAAGGTGGAATCTTTGAAATCCGCCATTTGCCCGATGACCAGATGGGCCCTGTGATGGGCATTGCCTGCCCGCAAATCGTTTACCCCTATTTGCGTGGCAGCGTGGCAGATTTGATCACCCGTGCTGGCTTTCCGCCCGTGCATTTGACAGAAATCAATTTCCAGGCCATGTACGAGCAGCAGCAATTGCAACAAGCACAACAAGCCTCTTCGCTGTCTCAGTAA
- the grxC gene encoding glutaredoxin 3, whose protein sequence is MQTVKMYTTAVCPYCTRAKQILKAKGVERIEEIRIDTDPVQREYMMQVTGRRTVPQIFIGSTHVGGCDDLMALDAQGGLQNLLQAA, encoded by the coding sequence ATGCAAACCGTCAAGATGTACACCACAGCCGTTTGCCCTTATTGCACACGTGCCAAGCAAATTCTCAAGGCCAAAGGGGTTGAGCGCATCGAAGAAATTCGCATCGACACCGATCCTGTCCAGCGCGAGTACATGATGCAAGTCACGGGTCGCCGGACGGTGCCCCAGATTTTCATTGGATCCACCCACGTGGGTGGCTGCGATGATTTGATGGCGCTTGATGCTCAAGGAGGTTTGCAAAACCTGCTTCAGGCGGCCTGA
- a CDS encoding S41 family peptidase has protein sequence MGHKLKIAGWLSVGALAGALTTMSLQTVARGNMAPLPLEELQQLAAVFGMVKSDYVEPVDEKKLITEAISGMVASLDPHSQYFDKKTFKEFSEGTSGRFVGVGIEISQEDGVVKIVSPIEGSPADRAGLKPNDLITKVDDTPLKGLPLSEAVKRMRGEPKTKVVLTVFRKDENRTFPVTIIREEIKTQSVKSKLIEPGYGWIRVSQFQERTVEDFARKIEEMYKQDPQLKGLVLDLRNDPGGLLDAAVALSAAFLPDNVTVVTTNGQLAESKFTYKASPQFWRRNNNNDPITRMTQATGGALKKVPLVVLVNEGSASASEIVAGALQDYKRATLMGSQTFGKGSVQTVRQLGPDTALKITTARYYTPNGRAIQAKGIVPDVMLDETETGNVFAALRTREADLGKHLLNGKEAEEAKDPAREKAREEAMKKLEEDAKKPVAERRLPEFGSDKDFQLAQALKQLKGQPVKASTTLAERKVEKKD, from the coding sequence ATGGGACACAAACTCAAGATCGCCGGTTGGCTCAGCGTGGGCGCATTGGCTGGTGCCCTCACCACCATGTCGCTGCAAACTGTGGCGCGCGGCAACATGGCCCCCCTTCCCCTTGAAGAACTGCAGCAGCTGGCCGCCGTATTTGGCATGGTCAAAAGCGACTACGTCGAACCGGTTGACGAGAAAAAACTGATCACTGAAGCCATCTCCGGCATGGTGGCCAGCTTGGACCCCCACTCTCAGTACTTTGACAAAAAAACCTTCAAAGAATTTTCTGAAGGCACCTCGGGTCGCTTTGTCGGCGTGGGCATCGAAATCAGCCAAGAAGACGGCGTCGTCAAGATCGTTTCGCCCATCGAAGGCTCACCCGCCGACCGTGCAGGCCTCAAACCCAACGACCTGATCACCAAAGTCGACGACACCCCGCTCAAAGGCCTGCCGCTCAGCGAAGCGGTCAAGCGCATGCGCGGCGAGCCCAAAACCAAAGTGGTGCTCACCGTTTTCCGCAAAGACGAAAACCGCACCTTCCCGGTCACCATCATCCGTGAAGAGATCAAGACCCAATCGGTCAAGTCCAAGTTAATCGAGCCCGGCTACGGCTGGATCCGCGTCTCGCAATTCCAGGAACGCACCGTCGAAGACTTCGCCCGCAAGATCGAAGAGATGTACAAGCAAGACCCCCAGCTCAAGGGCTTGGTGCTCGATTTGCGCAACGACCCGGGTGGCCTGCTGGATGCTGCGGTGGCCCTGTCGGCCGCCTTTCTGCCCGACAACGTCACGGTGGTCACCACCAACGGCCAGTTGGCCGAAAGCAAGTTCACCTACAAGGCATCACCTCAGTTTTGGCGTCGCAACAACAACAACGACCCCATCACCCGCATGACGCAGGCCACGGGCGGTGCCCTGAAAAAAGTGCCCTTGGTGGTGTTGGTCAACGAAGGCTCGGCCTCGGCCAGCGAAATCGTGGCCGGTGCCCTGCAAGACTACAAACGCGCCACCCTCATGGGCAGCCAGACCTTTGGCAAAGGCTCGGTGCAAACCGTGCGCCAGTTGGGCCCTGACACCGCCCTCAAAATCACCACCGCCCGCTACTACACGCCCAATGGCCGCGCCATCCAGGCCAAGGGCATCGTGCCCGACGTGATGCTCGACGAGACCGAAACAGGCAACGTCTTTGCCGCCCTGCGCACCCGCGAAGCCGACCTGGGCAAACACCTGTTGAACGGCAAAGAAGCCGAAGAAGCCAAAGACCCCGCCCGCGAAAAAGCCCGTGAAGAGGCCATGAAAAAGCTGGAAGAAGACGCCAAAAAACCGGTCGCCGAACGTCGCCTGCCTGAATTCGGCTCGGACAAAGACTTCCAACTGGCCCAGGCCCTCAAACAACTCAAAGGCCAGCCCGTCAAAGCCAGCACCACACTGGCCGAACGCAAAGTCGAGAAGAAAGACTGA
- a CDS encoding rhodanese-like domain-containing protein, translated as MNFLLENWMLLAMTLASGLALLMPVLKKGGGLDPQAMVQLMNREKAVVIDVCEPDEFSRGHVIGAKNLPLAQVNDKLPQWVKNKSTPVIMVCQVGARSSRAAAVARKLGYENAHSLSGGLRAWVAASMPTEKA; from the coding sequence GTGAACTTTCTCCTAGAAAACTGGATGTTGCTGGCCATGACATTGGCCTCGGGTTTGGCATTGTTGATGCCTGTGTTGAAGAAGGGTGGCGGTCTGGATCCGCAGGCCATGGTGCAACTGATGAACCGTGAAAAGGCGGTGGTGATCGATGTGTGTGAACCCGATGAATTCAGCCGTGGACATGTCATTGGTGCCAAAAATCTGCCTTTGGCCCAAGTCAATGATAAATTGCCCCAATGGGTGAAAAACAAATCCACGCCTGTGATCATGGTTTGTCAAGTGGGTGCGCGTTCTTCTCGTGCTGCTGCAGTGGCGCGCAAACTGGGTTATGAAAACGCCCACTCCTTGTCTGGCGGCCTTCGAGCCTGGGTGGCAGCCAGCATGCCCACAGAAAAAGCCTGA
- a CDS encoding NAD(P)H-dependent glycerol-3-phosphate dehydrogenase, translating to MHTLLIGAGAWGTAMAMAACRHPASHQVTLHVRDLSQAASMQQTGMNARYLPGIELPKSLRISSEPLSELLYADGKDRLFVVATPMAGLRSVLTFLADVDAPLVWLCKGFEAGTGLMPHEVQNQVAPGLKAGVLSGPSFALEVAREQATALVAASPHAMVRDAMVRAFHSPSLRIYANQDMVGVEVGGAIKNVLAIATGLCDGLNLGLNARAALITRGLAEMTRLGAALGAKSDTFMGLSGLGDLVLTATGDLSRNRRVGWLLAQGQTLEQAVASLGHVAEGVYSARTVMQRACQLGVDMPITAAVVALLDGAWTAQQAVQALMGRGPKGEFA from the coding sequence ATGCACACCCTATTGATCGGTGCCGGTGCTTGGGGAACGGCTATGGCTATGGCAGCGTGCCGTCATCCTGCGAGTCACCAAGTGACGCTGCATGTTCGGGACCTTTCGCAAGCAGCCTCCATGCAACAGACGGGAATGAACGCCCGGTATTTGCCCGGCATTGAGTTGCCGAAATCTCTGCGTATTTCATCCGAGCCCTTGTCCGAATTGTTGTACGCGGATGGCAAGGACCGGTTGTTTGTGGTGGCCACGCCCATGGCAGGTTTGAGGTCTGTCTTGACTTTTCTGGCGGATGTGGATGCGCCTCTAGTCTGGCTTTGCAAGGGATTTGAGGCTGGCACGGGTTTGATGCCGCATGAAGTCCAGAATCAAGTGGCTCCCGGGCTTAAGGCGGGTGTCCTGAGTGGTCCCAGTTTCGCCTTGGAGGTTGCCCGCGAGCAGGCAACCGCATTGGTTGCGGCCAGTCCCCATGCCATGGTGCGCGATGCCATGGTGCGAGCATTTCACAGTCCTTCTTTGCGGATTTATGCCAACCAGGACATGGTCGGTGTGGAGGTGGGGGGAGCGATCAAAAATGTCTTGGCGATTGCTACAGGTTTGTGTGACGGCTTGAACCTTGGCCTGAATGCGCGGGCTGCCTTGATCACGCGTGGACTGGCTGAGATGACCCGTTTGGGCGCAGCTTTGGGGGCGAAAAGCGATACGTTCATGGGCTTGTCTGGACTGGGTGATTTGGTTCTGACGGCAACTGGCGATTTGAGCCGTAACCGCAGAGTTGGTTGGTTGTTGGCCCAGGGCCAGACTCTGGAGCAAGCCGTTGCATCTTTGGGGCATGTGGCCGAGGGTGTCTACAGTGCTCGAACCGTCATGCAAAGGGCCTGTCAGCTGGGTGTGGACATGCCTATCACTGCAGCCGTGGTGGCTCTGCTCGATGGGGCGTGGACCGCTCAACAAGCGGTGCAGGCCTTGATGGGGCGGGGACCCAAAGGCGAGTTCGCCTGA
- the gpmA gene encoding 2,3-diphosphoglycerate-dependent phosphoglycerate mutase, with protein sequence MYKFVLIRHGESTWNLENRFTGWTDVDLTPTGVSQAMSAGKLLKAEGWDFDLCYTSVLKRAIHTLWYTLDEMDRTWLPVVKDYRLNERHYGALQGLNKADMAKQYGDEQVLVWRRSYDTPPPAMEATDPRCERSDRRYPDPALVPLTECLKDTVARVLPAWNDSIAPSIRAGKRVLITAHGNSIRALIKYLDGISETDIVHLNIPNGIPLVYELDADLKPIRHYYLGDAEAAAQAAAAVASQGKT encoded by the coding sequence ATGTATAAATTCGTTCTGATCCGCCATGGTGAATCCACCTGGAACCTGGAAAACCGCTTCACTGGCTGGACCGATGTGGACTTGACTCCAACCGGAGTGAGTCAGGCCATGTCGGCAGGCAAACTGCTCAAAGCTGAAGGCTGGGACTTTGACCTGTGTTACACCTCGGTGCTCAAGCGCGCCATCCACACCCTCTGGTACACCCTGGACGAAATGGACCGCACCTGGCTGCCCGTGGTGAAAGACTACCGCCTCAACGAGCGCCACTATGGCGCTCTGCAAGGCCTGAACAAAGCCGACATGGCCAAGCAATACGGTGACGAGCAAGTGCTGGTCTGGCGTCGCAGCTACGACACACCCCCACCCGCGATGGAAGCGACCGACCCCCGCTGCGAACGCAGCGACCGCCGCTACCCCGATCCAGCATTGGTGCCCCTGACCGAATGCCTGAAAGACACCGTGGCGCGCGTGCTGCCAGCGTGGAACGACAGCATTGCCCCCAGCATCCGTGCGGGCAAGCGTGTCCTGATCACCGCGCACGGCAACTCGATCCGCGCCCTGATCAAGTACCTGGACGGCATTTCCGAGACCGACATCGTGCACCTGAACATCCCCAACGGCATCCCCTTGGTGTACGAGCTGGACGCCGACCTCAAGCCCATTCGCCACTACTACCTGGGCGACGCCGAAGCCGCCGCCCAAGCCGCTGCTGCCGTGGCCAGCCAAGGTAAAACCTGA
- a CDS encoding NAD(P)-dependent oxidoreductase, whose translation MKGLLPVVIVGVGNMGGAMVSRLLELGWAVGVRDIDKSAQSQAVACGAVPSLSPRHAASMLSTDGMFLTAVVDAAQTQTVLWGSEGAGPELKPGQTVMLCSTLGPKTVQDQAERLMQCGVECIDAPMSGGPVRAQEGTMSLMVACSDAVWQRSQKLLTALSQQVFRVGPRAGDGARTKLVNNLLASVNLAGAAEAMALAERLGLDPAATLSVIEASSGQSWIGSDRMRRALAGDFEPRAHVTLLAKDTGLAVQAADDVAFDPPLGRLARDLFAQALGQGWADLDDAALLKLMRQR comes from the coding sequence ATGAAGGGGCTGTTGCCGGTGGTGATCGTGGGGGTGGGCAATATGGGGGGTGCCATGGTGTCCCGTTTGTTGGAATTGGGATGGGCGGTTGGTGTCCGTGACATCGATAAGTCGGCGCAGTCGCAGGCGGTGGCTTGTGGGGCTGTGCCTTCTTTGTCTCCTCGCCATGCAGCCAGCATGTTGTCAACCGATGGCATGTTCCTGACAGCGGTGGTGGATGCCGCGCAAACCCAAACAGTTTTGTGGGGCAGTGAAGGCGCAGGGCCGGAACTCAAACCGGGTCAAACCGTGATGTTGTGTTCCACCTTGGGTCCGAAAACGGTTCAAGACCAGGCCGAACGCCTGATGCAGTGTGGGGTCGAGTGCATCGATGCCCCCATGTCCGGGGGGCCTGTGCGGGCCCAAGAGGGCACCATGAGTTTGATGGTGGCGTGCTCCGATGCGGTGTGGCAGCGCAGCCAGAAGCTGTTGACCGCCTTGAGCCAGCAAGTTTTTCGCGTGGGACCCCGCGCAGGAGACGGCGCCCGCACCAAGCTGGTCAACAATTTGCTGGCTTCGGTGAATCTGGCGGGCGCTGCCGAAGCCATGGCCTTGGCCGAGCGTCTGGGGCTGGACCCTGCCGCCACGTTGTCGGTCATTGAAGCCTCTAGTGGCCAAAGCTGGATTGGCTCGGACCGGATGCGCCGGGCTTTGGCGGGGGATTTCGAGCCCCGTGCCCACGTCACGTTGCTGGCCAAAGACACGGGCTTGGCGGTGCAGGCCGCTGACGATGTGGCTTTTGATCCCCCTTTGGGTCGTTTGGCGCGAGACTTGTTTGCACAAGCCCTTGGGCAGGGTTGGGCCGATCTGGACGATGCGGCCTTGCTCAAACTCATGCGCCAGCGCTGA
- a CDS encoding thermonuclease family protein, with amino-acid sequence MTSIDELFLYRLGRLFSLTLTLALPCGGQAAEVWTAWVSWVMDGDTVLLVREGHHEPVKLRIQGIDAPEPCQPGGAEARSAMIQLALRKSVQVLDHGQDSYGRQIGRLSVDGVDLGAEMVRSGMAWAYKFHTGKGLYAGLQRQAQKQKIGVFAAPGAAMPPPVFRKFNGTCHGA; translated from the coding sequence ATGACTTCGATTGACGAGCTTTTTTTGTACAGGTTGGGTCGTTTGTTCAGCTTGACGCTGACTTTGGCACTGCCATGTGGAGGGCAGGCTGCTGAGGTCTGGACGGCTTGGGTGAGTTGGGTCATGGACGGCGACACGGTGCTCCTGGTGCGAGAAGGCCATCACGAGCCCGTCAAGTTGCGAATTCAAGGCATTGATGCCCCTGAGCCTTGCCAGCCCGGTGGGGCCGAAGCGCGCAGCGCGATGATTCAACTGGCGCTGCGCAAGTCGGTGCAGGTGCTGGATCATGGCCAGGATAGCTATGGTCGACAGATTGGGCGTTTGTCGGTGGACGGCGTGGACTTGGGGGCCGAGATGGTGCGCTCGGGTATGGCTTGGGCCTACAAGTTCCACACCGGCAAAGGCCTTTATGCAGGCTTGCAGCGCCAGGCACAAAAACAAAAAATAGGGGTTTTTGCAGCTCCTGGGGCTGCCATGCCACCACCCGTTTTCAGGAAATTCAACGGCACTTGCCATGGCGCTTGA